The genomic window AAATTCTCCTCTTCCGAGTTTCACAAAATTTACAGCCGAGGAATAATCAACCCTTATGGTGTCCTCTTTTCCTATTATATATGCCAGTCCTCTTCCACCCATTAGCATTGCAAGCGTAGCTACAAAAGGTTCTATTTTTAATTTCGTTATAGCAAGACCGTTTAAACCACCCATAAACAAGCCTATAATTAGAGGGATTACTATGGCCATGGTAGTTCCCATATAAGAAAATTTAGCAGCCAACATTCCAGCCACTGCAAAAACCGATCCAACAGATAAGTCTATCCCGCCTGTTAATATAACCAAGGTCATTCCTATTGAAACAAGTCCTAACATCGAGACTTGTCTCATTACATTAGTTAAATTCCTAAATGAAAAGAATGGCTCATACATGAATGTTGCAAAAATAAATAGAAATATTAAAGCTCCTAGGGCACCTTCTTTTTTTAGTTTCTCAAATAATCCTTTATAGTCTAAAGACATAATAAATACACCTCATTAAAATTTTATTTACTGCTTCTCTTTTGAATATAAACAGCTCCAACTATAATAGCACTTTTTATTAATAGAGAGTACGAGTACATTACATCATTCATATTTATCATTGTTGTTATTAATTGCATTATTAAAACCCCGATTGCAGTATTAAAAACCTTTGCTTTACCACCAGATAAAGCAGTCCCACCTATTGCAACAGCAGCTATCGCGTCTAATTCTAATAATTTACCCATGTTGTTCATATCTGAAGCTGACAGTCTAGCTGTAGCAAGTATCCCTGCAATGCCTGCCATAACAGCACTTAGTATATAAACTAACATTATTATTTTAAATGTATTCACTCCGGCAATTTGAGCAGCTCTCTTATTATCTCCTGTTGCTTCTACATATCTTCCAAATGTCATTTTTTTCATTAAAAAAAGTATTAAAAAGATGAAAACCACCGAAATAAAAAGTTGTATTGGTACCTCTCCGAAAAAACGGTAGTAAGCTATCTCAGAAAATTCTGGGACATTAAAGTTTAGTATCCTTCCGCTATTTATAACTTGAGCAACCCCTCTTAAGGTAATCATCATAGAAAGGGTAACTATTATAGGCTGAATCCCAAAGTAAGAAACCACAAATCCGTTAAATGAACCTAGCAAAACACTCACTAAAATTGCAGCAATAATTGCAACAAAAATATTATATGAAATAAGTTTTGCCAAGAC from uncultured Ilyobacter sp. includes these protein-coding regions:
- a CDS encoding ABC transporter permease, with product MQNETLLKRSSGMGGIFNLKLKKEEEFLKKYGTLTAFLLLILLNVFITPNFADISTFWNLVIQSVNVMLIALGMTVVIATGGIDISVGSVMAVSSIVLAKLISYNIFVAIIAAILVSVLLGSFNGFVVSYFGIQPIIVTLSMMITLRGVAQVINSGRILNFNVPEFSEIAYYRFFGEVPIQLFISVVFIFLILFLMKKMTFGRYVEATGDNKRAAQIAGVNTFKIIMLVYILSAVMAGIAGILATARLSASDMNNMGKLLELDAIAAVAIGGTALSGGKAKVFNTAIGVLIMQLITTMINMNDVMYSYSLLIKSAIIVGAVYIQKRSSK